One genomic region from Sorangium aterium encodes:
- a CDS encoding DNA methyltransferase, with protein MSTPRSADPKPKPGPPQQKARAGRPAPQERRALTHIGGATLLEGDPEGAAKLAHALDVASSSTAEEAARAHVHGFHSYPARMHPDTARRLIEGLSRPGERVLDPFCGSGTVLVEARLAGRAAIGVDANPLAVRLARLKVQGSTPGERDRLVAAAREVAAAADERRKARAGPSRRYGPEDVALFEPHVLLELDGLRVGLDRIAGHGADALRADLELVLSAILTKLSRRTSDTSEHELPRRIAAGYPARLFLRKAEELAQRLAEVATQLEASPPALVEEGDARVLRGVETGSVHLAITSPPYPGVYDYLAHHEARLRWLRLRSARFEQDEIGARRHLDPLGPEAGRARWRDELGGVLTALARVLRSGAPLVLLIADSVVAGAPVYAVDVVRAAASGARLTVRAVASQPRPHFHRPTARAFQRRPRHEHAILLIRA; from the coding sequence ATGTCGACCCCGCGAAGCGCTGATCCCAAGCCGAAGCCAGGTCCGCCGCAGCAGAAGGCCCGCGCGGGCCGGCCCGCGCCCCAGGAGCGCCGCGCCCTGACCCACATCGGCGGCGCGACGCTGCTCGAGGGCGACCCCGAGGGCGCCGCGAAGCTCGCCCACGCGCTCGACGTGGCCAGCTCGAGCACCGCGGAGGAAGCGGCGCGCGCGCACGTGCACGGGTTCCACAGCTACCCGGCCCGGATGCACCCGGACACGGCCCGCCGGCTGATCGAGGGCCTCTCGAGGCCGGGCGAGCGGGTGCTCGACCCCTTCTGCGGCAGCGGCACCGTCCTCGTCGAGGCCCGGCTCGCGGGTCGGGCGGCGATCGGCGTCGACGCCAACCCGCTGGCCGTGCGCCTCGCCCGCCTGAAGGTGCAGGGCAGCACCCCCGGCGAGCGCGACCGGCTCGTCGCCGCCGCCCGCGAGGTCGCGGCCGCGGCCGATGAGCGCCGCAAGGCGCGCGCCGGTCCGAGCCGCCGGTACGGCCCCGAGGACGTCGCCCTGTTCGAGCCGCACGTGCTCCTCGAGCTCGACGGGCTCCGCGTCGGCCTCGACCGCATCGCGGGCCACGGCGCCGACGCGCTCCGCGCCGATCTCGAGCTCGTCCTCTCCGCCATCCTGACGAAGCTCAGCCGCCGCACGTCCGACACGTCGGAGCACGAGCTGCCGCGGCGGATCGCCGCCGGCTATCCGGCGCGGCTCTTCCTCCGCAAGGCGGAGGAGCTCGCCCAGCGCCTCGCCGAGGTCGCCACTCAGCTCGAAGCGAGCCCGCCCGCGCTCGTCGAGGAGGGAGACGCGCGCGTGCTCCGCGGCGTCGAGACCGGCTCGGTCCACCTCGCGATCACGTCGCCGCCCTACCCGGGCGTGTACGACTACCTCGCCCACCACGAGGCGAGGCTGCGCTGGCTCCGGCTCCGCAGCGCCCGCTTCGAGCAGGACGAGATCGGGGCCCGCCGGCACCTCGACCCGCTCGGCCCCGAGGCCGGCCGCGCGCGCTGGCGCGATGAGCTCGGCGGCGTGCTCACCGCGCTTGCGCGCGTCCTCCGGAGCGGCGCGCCGCTCGTGCTGCTGATCGCCGACAGCGTGGTCGCCGGCGCGCCGGTCTACGCGGTCGACGTCGTCAGGGCCGCCGCGTCCGGCGCGCGCCTCACGGTCCGCGCGGTCGCGTCGCAGCCGCGCCCCCACTTCCACCGCCCCACGGCGCGCGCCTTCCAGCGCCGCCCGCGCCACGAGCACGCCATCCTGCTGATCCGCGCCTGA
- a CDS encoding zinc ribbon domain-containing protein, with protein sequence MSDASPGAARCRVCAAALAPESDRCPQCGAAARAEACLHCGGVTGVSAHPELRFVCDACGGPRVPVADDRIERSGREAPLLQKARAAASARSVWRAAGIAAGALFGFELLLFAVLLLVLDASVGLFTAGLLTMAPVGAFAVWALRRAKSRSRDIAPALDAAWVSVASDVARQAEGPLTAGGLASTLRIAESQAEELLALLEVNDVVRGAVSPAGEFGYAPKLRVGAARGEDRGEAGAESVARALAAEEEAFAAEPLTQRTAHVDPAKR encoded by the coding sequence GTGAGCGACGCGTCGCCCGGCGCCGCCCGCTGCCGCGTGTGCGCCGCGGCGCTCGCGCCGGAGAGCGACCGCTGCCCGCAGTGCGGCGCGGCCGCGCGCGCCGAGGCCTGCCTGCACTGCGGCGGCGTGACCGGCGTCTCGGCGCACCCCGAGCTGCGCTTCGTGTGCGACGCCTGCGGCGGCCCGCGCGTCCCCGTCGCCGACGACCGCATCGAGCGATCCGGCCGCGAGGCGCCGCTGCTCCAGAAGGCGCGCGCGGCGGCCTCGGCGCGCTCGGTCTGGCGCGCCGCAGGCATCGCGGCCGGCGCGCTGTTCGGCTTCGAGCTGCTCCTGTTCGCCGTGCTGCTGCTCGTCCTCGACGCGAGCGTCGGACTCTTCACCGCCGGCCTCCTCACCATGGCGCCCGTCGGCGCCTTCGCCGTCTGGGCGCTCCGGCGGGCGAAGTCGCGGAGCCGGGACATCGCGCCCGCGCTCGACGCCGCCTGGGTCTCCGTCGCCTCCGACGTCGCCCGCCAGGCCGAGGGCCCGCTGACCGCCGGCGGGCTCGCCTCGACCCTCCGCATCGCCGAGTCCCAGGCCGAGGAGCTCCTCGCCCTGCTGGAGGTCAACGACGTCGTGCGCGGCGCGGTGAGCCCCGCGGGCGAGTTCGGCTATGCGCCGAAGCTGCGCGTCGGCGCGGCGCGCGGCGAAGACCGGGGCGAGGCGGGGGCCGAGAGCGTGGCGCGCGCCCTCGCCGCCGAAGAGGAAGCCTTCGCTGCCGAGCCCCTCACGCAACGGACCGCCCATGTCGACCCCGCGAAGCGCTGA
- a CDS encoding phosphoribosylformylglycinamidine synthase subunit PurQ, protein MIHTLRDVLQVRTSTGLPRVLRLPIAHAEGRYQADPETLRKLVEKRAIALQYCDREGLVGGDANPNGSAMDIAGIYGGPRRNVLGLMPHPERMSEPFQGHGSADGRALFDAVLRSVGGARSAPSASAP, encoded by the coding sequence ATGATCCATACGCTCCGCGACGTGCTCCAGGTCCGCACGTCGACCGGCCTGCCACGGGTGCTCCGCCTGCCGATCGCCCACGCCGAAGGGCGGTACCAGGCTGATCCGGAGACGCTCCGCAAGCTCGTCGAGAAGCGCGCCATCGCGCTGCAGTACTGCGACCGGGAGGGGCTGGTCGGCGGCGACGCGAACCCCAACGGATCGGCGATGGACATCGCCGGCATCTACGGGGGGCCCCGGCGGAACGTGCTGGGGCTGATGCCCCACCCCGAACGGATGAGCGAGCCCTTCCAGGGCCACGGCAGCGCCGACGGGCGCGCCCTGTTCGACGCCGTGCTGCGCAGCGTGGGCGGCGCCCGCTCGGCCCCATCCGCGAGCGCGCCGTGA
- a CDS encoding CPBP family intramembrane glutamic endopeptidase, whose translation MASRWARTGRTDATVRAASGYLVLAALATSLGLVLRDGWPWIHPSPWLTLPPLAALLMSAALGLTLAAGVVVTTRVAVARFSWARRLHAELRPVARDFSLGQILLLAGLSSLGEELLFRGLLTPLLGVPLSAILFGLMHQMRGPSRWVWIGWAVGVGAGLGAIFAATGSLVGPVLAHAVVNAVNLSYLRDHDPDEVEPRMTL comes from the coding sequence ATGGCGTCGCGATGGGCGCGGACCGGTCGAACCGACGCGACGGTGCGGGCGGCGTCCGGCTATCTCGTCCTCGCGGCGCTGGCGACCTCGCTGGGCCTGGTGCTGCGGGATGGATGGCCGTGGATCCACCCGAGCCCGTGGCTCACGCTGCCGCCGTTGGCCGCGCTGCTGATGAGCGCCGCGCTCGGCCTCACGCTGGCGGCCGGGGTCGTCGTGACGACGCGCGTCGCCGTGGCGCGGTTCAGCTGGGCGCGGCGCCTGCACGCCGAGCTCCGCCCGGTCGCGCGCGACTTCTCGCTCGGCCAGATCCTGCTCCTCGCGGGCCTCTCGAGCCTCGGAGAGGAGCTGCTCTTCCGCGGGCTGCTGACGCCGCTGCTCGGTGTGCCGCTGAGCGCGATCCTCTTCGGTCTGATGCACCAGATGCGCGGTCCGAGCCGCTGGGTGTGGATCGGCTGGGCCGTCGGCGTGGGCGCGGGGCTCGGCGCCATCTTCGCGGCGACGGGGTCGCTCGTCGGGCCGGTCCTGGCGCACGCCGTCGTGAACGCGGTCAACCTGAGCTACCTGCGCGATCACGATCCGGACGAGGTGGAGCCGCGGATGACGCTCTAG
- a CDS encoding response regulator, whose product MPSGVVLVIEDEEYIADLLATAIREAGYEVIFCATAEAGLSTACTLEPECIVCDIGLPDHDGYWVARNVRTQPSRVSVTPFLFLSALDDQEARLEGFHVGADVYMTKPFRVGEVVAQIGALVQMASRLRLRRDSLMSIPASVDQTAIEGDLSQMSIATVLTVLEMERRSGVFEVSSKKRRAQLDIAEGCIVEGTVGGTRASALAALRTMLSWKVGRFAFVPGIRPLPAERTSIAAYLLEATRLEDESARVELPFPPSRRRPEPRSATTALGGPSSILDDVAPPSSRVVSEERLRRGPTPAPQRGSDPAVAISDGPPSLELNFEFELATPAAPPTLPSLARRTAKPSSQRGVRVEESEPPTLPRAGSRPPPSRPSSPGRERQSAVETGELSRGTLAPPETQPASHEGPPRATPIPPRPAPPRPPRPDSKKR is encoded by the coding sequence ATGCCGAGCGGGGTCGTGCTCGTGATCGAGGACGAGGAGTACATCGCGGACCTGCTCGCCACCGCGATCCGGGAGGCAGGTTACGAGGTCATCTTCTGCGCCACCGCGGAGGCCGGGCTCTCCACCGCCTGCACCCTGGAGCCCGAGTGCATCGTCTGCGACATCGGCCTGCCCGACCACGACGGCTACTGGGTCGCGCGCAACGTGCGCACCCAGCCGTCCCGGGTATCGGTCACCCCGTTCCTGTTCCTCTCCGCGCTCGACGACCAGGAGGCCCGCCTCGAAGGGTTCCACGTGGGCGCCGACGTCTACATGACCAAGCCGTTCCGGGTCGGCGAGGTCGTCGCGCAGATCGGGGCGCTCGTGCAGATGGCGTCGCGCCTGCGCCTGCGGCGGGACAGCCTCATGTCCATCCCGGCGTCCGTCGATCAGACCGCGATCGAGGGCGATCTCAGCCAGATGTCGATCGCGACCGTCCTCACGGTCCTCGAGATGGAGCGGCGGTCGGGTGTGTTCGAGGTGAGCAGCAAGAAACGTCGGGCTCAGCTGGACATCGCCGAAGGGTGCATCGTCGAGGGGACCGTCGGAGGCACGCGCGCCTCGGCGCTCGCCGCGCTCCGCACCATGCTCAGCTGGAAGGTCGGACGGTTCGCGTTCGTGCCAGGCATCCGCCCCCTGCCGGCGGAGCGGACATCCATCGCTGCGTACCTGCTCGAGGCGACCCGGCTCGAGGACGAGAGCGCCCGCGTCGAGCTGCCGTTCCCGCCGTCGCGACGCCGTCCGGAGCCCCGGAGCGCGACGACGGCGCTCGGCGGGCCATCGTCCATTCTGGACGACGTCGCGCCGCCGTCGTCGCGCGTCGTGTCCGAAGAGCGCCTGCGCCGCGGGCCCACCCCTGCGCCACAGAGGGGCTCCGACCCCGCCGTGGCGATCTCCGATGGGCCGCCGTCGCTCGAGCTGAACTTCGAGTTCGAGCTGGCGACCCCGGCGGCGCCGCCGACGCTGCCCTCGCTGGCCCGCAGGACAGCGAAGCCGTCGAGCCAGCGCGGCGTGCGCGTGGAGGAGAGCGAGCCTCCGACGCTCCCGCGAGCCGGGAGCCGACCGCCGCCCTCGCGACCGTCCTCGCCAGGCCGTGAGAGGCAGAGCGCCGTGGAGACAGGCGAGCTCTCGCGCGGGACCCTCGCTCCCCCGGAGACCCAGCCGGCAAGCCACGAAGGCCCGCCGCGCGCGACCCCGATCCCCCCGAGACCGGCGCCGCCCAGGCCTCCCCGCCCCGACTCGAAGAAGCGCTGA